In one window of Deinococcus sonorensis KR-87 DNA:
- a CDS encoding CPBP family glutamic-type intramembrane protease, translating to MTTLRSSSRPAVAQAFRTLYPLGLLGIAALLPSLPSMLRPLIALKPEGAPPLWVLVTLSSVQASVMLAAAVLAGGYAAPRLGLHSRLLQRDGRGLRRDLPVALPTGLLAGALVVGLDLLFKPYLGEAWLAAAAQQPRTLAITVSGLLYGGLTEELLLRWGVMSVLALALWKAAARRHPQAPAWVSVMALLLAALAFGAAHLAAVTLYAPLSAVLVARTVLLNALVGVACGWLFFRRSLEAGMLAHAASHVSLTLLALLA from the coding sequence ATGACCACACTTCGTTCCTCGTCCCGCCCGGCCGTCGCCCAGGCATTCCGGACGCTGTATCCGCTGGGCCTGCTGGGCATTGCAGCGCTGCTCCCCAGCCTGCCTTCGATGCTGCGGCCACTGATCGCCCTGAAGCCCGAGGGGGCCCCGCCGCTGTGGGTGCTGGTCACGTTGTCGAGCGTGCAGGCGAGCGTGATGCTGGCGGCGGCGGTGCTGGCAGGCGGGTACGCCGCTCCGCGGCTGGGGCTGCACAGCCGGCTGCTGCAGCGTGACGGCCGCGGCCTTCGCCGGGACCTGCCGGTGGCGCTGCCCACCGGGCTGCTGGCCGGCGCGCTGGTCGTGGGTCTGGACCTGCTGTTCAAGCCGTATCTGGGTGAAGCGTGGCTGGCGGCGGCGGCGCAGCAGCCACGCACGTTGGCCATCACCGTGTCCGGCCTACTGTACGGCGGGCTGACCGAGGAACTGCTGCTGCGCTGGGGGGTCATGAGCGTGCTGGCCCTGGCGCTGTGGAAAGCGGCGGCCCGCCGTCACCCGCAGGCGCCCGCCTGGGTGAGTGTCATGGCGCTGCTGCTCGCGGCGCTGGCGTTCGGTGCGGCGCACCTGGCCGCCGTGACCCTCTACGCCCCGCTGAGCGCGGTGCTGGTGGCGCGCACCGTGCTGCTGAACGCCCTGGTGGGCGTGGCGTGCGGCTGGCTGTTCTTCCGGCGCTCGCTGGAAGCGGGCATGCTGGCGCACGCGGCGTCGCACGTCAGCCTGACGCTGCTCGCGCTGCTCGCGTGA
- a CDS encoding response regulator transcription factor, producing the protein MLPSLPVRVLVVDDHAVVRQGIRMFLATAEHIEIVGEASNGQEALALSAQVAPHVVLMDLNMPVMDGVTAIREVRAQHAEIEIIALTSVLEDRKVVDAVQAGATGYLLKDTDADALEAAIHAAARGEVTLHPEAAKRLARELRTPDMREHLTPRETEILKLVAHGRTNKEIARTLTIEEPTVKTHVARILAKLNLASRTQAAIFAYREGLIGVE; encoded by the coding sequence ATGTTGCCCTCCCTGCCTGTCCGGGTGCTGGTGGTCGACGACCATGCGGTGGTCCGGCAGGGGATCCGCATGTTCCTCGCCACCGCCGAACACATTGAAATCGTCGGTGAGGCCAGCAATGGCCAGGAAGCGCTCGCGCTGAGTGCCCAGGTCGCACCGCACGTGGTCCTGATGGACCTCAACATGCCGGTGATGGATGGCGTCACCGCCATTCGCGAAGTGCGCGCGCAGCACGCGGAGATTGAGATCATCGCTCTCACCAGCGTGCTGGAGGACCGCAAGGTCGTGGACGCCGTGCAGGCCGGCGCCACCGGGTACCTGCTGAAAGACACCGACGCGGACGCGCTGGAAGCGGCCATTCATGCTGCGGCGCGCGGCGAGGTGACCCTGCACCCGGAAGCGGCGAAACGGCTGGCCCGCGAGCTGCGCACGCCGGACATGCGCGAGCACCTCACGCCGCGCGAAACGGAGATTCTGAAACTCGTCGCGCATGGCCGCACCAACAAGGAGATCGCTCGAACCCTGACCATCGAGGAACCCACCGTGAAGACGCACGTCGCGCGGATACTCGCGAAGCTGAACCTCGCGTCCCGCACGCAGGCGGCCATTTTCGCGTACCGGGAGGGCTTGATCGGCGTTGAGTGA
- a CDS encoding PAS domain-containing protein, which produces MSASTPVVVQGRFRGIIAADVSLTRLAQALASLKPTPGGFAVLLDRSGRVLAAPDRAWTVLLGQRPPRDPKRQLAVSLLHAPGSALRSLRARLGGRTPGVQPLTARGAAYLLAQAPMPATGWTLLLLAPRDEVTAQYGSVAQAITRDADRTLRWTVALLLGCFLMGLVTAGRLAQTGIIRPVARLTRAARDVAGGRLDVRLPDGARDEFGLLARTFNVMLGSLQAHAHTLKRSEERYELAVRGSNDGLWDWHMDSGEVYYSGRWMGMLGDPAEPRSGTVDTWTDRLHPDDRERILRRLAHLQANRDDLLEFECRLRHQDGQYRWILSRAAVQRNASGRPVRLAGSHTDITDRVEALRVLEDRVAARTRDLEALLSVTRNLTYAEQLKDNLDRLAHSVVSATGASAVTVLLNDATGSTAEGHALSVGAADCPGPRRGPPMPPAPNPLRPRDPPSTLTGGPEVITLPLVYGERHLGLLRASYADPARVDDNERRLLGGLATQAAVVVENARLFAAAQNHAALEERQKLARDLHDSVSQALYGIALGGRTALRHLERAPDQAPDAVRYMLSLAEAGLAEMRALIFELRPESLEQEGLSMALTKLASALHARHALEVSLDVCGEPGVPLDSKVALLRIAQEATHNTVKHARARTVQLTLTCGPDTVVLDIQDDGAGFDVNDTGHGGLGQTSMRERARGIGGTCTVTSEAGRGTRVRVEAPVHCP; this is translated from the coding sequence GTGAGTGCCAGCACGCCCGTCGTCGTGCAGGGCCGCTTTCGCGGCATCATCGCCGCGGACGTCTCGCTCACCCGCCTCGCTCAGGCGCTCGCCTCCCTGAAACCCACGCCGGGCGGATTCGCCGTGCTGCTCGACCGGTCCGGCCGGGTCCTCGCCGCGCCGGACCGGGCCTGGACCGTCCTGCTCGGCCAGCGGCCGCCCCGCGACCCGAAGCGGCAGCTGGCCGTGTCGCTGCTGCACGCCCCGGGATCGGCCCTGCGTTCCCTGCGTGCCCGGCTGGGGGGCCGAACGCCGGGGGTCCAGCCGCTGACCGCACGGGGCGCCGCGTACCTGCTGGCGCAGGCCCCGATGCCCGCCACCGGGTGGACGCTGCTGCTGCTCGCGCCCCGCGACGAAGTCACGGCCCAGTACGGCAGCGTGGCGCAGGCCATCACCCGGGACGCCGACCGCACGCTCCGCTGGACGGTGGCCCTGCTGCTCGGGTGCTTTCTGATGGGTCTCGTGACGGCGGGGCGTCTGGCCCAGACCGGCATCATCCGTCCGGTCGCCCGACTGACCCGCGCGGCCCGGGACGTCGCCGGCGGCCGGCTCGACGTGCGCCTCCCCGACGGCGCCCGCGATGAGTTCGGTCTGCTCGCCCGGACCTTCAACGTCATGCTCGGCAGCCTGCAGGCGCACGCGCACACGCTGAAACGCAGTGAGGAACGGTATGAGCTCGCGGTGCGCGGCTCCAACGACGGCCTGTGGGACTGGCACATGGACAGCGGCGAGGTGTATTACTCGGGGCGCTGGATGGGCATGCTCGGTGACCCGGCCGAGCCGCGCAGCGGCACCGTCGACACCTGGACGGACCGGCTGCATCCCGACGACCGCGAACGCATTCTGCGGCGGCTCGCGCACCTGCAGGCGAACCGCGACGATCTGCTTGAATTCGAGTGTCGCCTGCGCCACCAGGACGGTCAGTACCGTTGGATTCTGTCGCGCGCCGCCGTCCAGCGGAACGCTTCTGGGCGTCCCGTGCGGCTCGCCGGCTCCCACACCGACATCACCGACCGCGTCGAGGCCCTGCGGGTGCTGGAGGACCGCGTGGCCGCGCGAACGCGCGACCTGGAGGCGCTGCTGTCCGTCACGCGGAACCTGACGTACGCCGAGCAGCTCAAGGACAACCTCGATCGCCTGGCGCACAGCGTGGTCTCGGCCACCGGCGCCAGCGCCGTCACGGTCCTGCTGAACGACGCCACCGGCAGCACCGCAGAGGGACACGCCTTGAGCGTGGGCGCGGCGGACTGCCCCGGACCGCGGCGCGGCCCGCCGATGCCGCCCGCGCCGAACCCGCTTCGCCCGCGCGACCCGCCCTCCACCTTGACCGGCGGGCCTGAGGTCATCACCCTGCCGCTGGTGTACGGCGAGCGGCACCTCGGCCTGCTCCGCGCGTCCTACGCGGATCCGGCGCGGGTGGACGACAACGAGCGGCGCCTGCTGGGCGGCCTGGCCACCCAGGCGGCGGTGGTGGTGGAAAACGCGCGGCTGTTCGCGGCCGCGCAGAATCACGCGGCGCTCGAGGAACGGCAGAAGCTCGCACGCGACCTGCATGACAGCGTCAGTCAGGCGCTCTACGGCATTGCCCTGGGGGGCCGGACAGCGCTGCGGCACCTCGAGCGTGCGCCGGACCAGGCGCCGGACGCGGTGCGGTACATGCTGAGCCTGGCCGAGGCGGGCCTCGCAGAAATGCGCGCCCTGATCTTCGAGCTGCGCCCCGAGTCTCTGGAGCAGGAGGGCCTCAGCATGGCCCTGACGAAGCTCGCCTCCGCGCTGCACGCCCGCCACGCGCTCGAGGTGTCGCTCGACGTGTGCGGCGAGCCGGGCGTGCCACTCGACAGCAAAGTGGCGCTGCTGCGCATCGCGCAGGAGGCGACGCACAACACCGTGAAGCACGCGCGCGCGCGCACCGTCCAGCTGACACTGACGTGCGGGCCGGACACGGTCGTGCTCGACATCCAGGACGATGGCGCAGGATTCGACGTGAACGACACTGGGCACGGTGGCCTCGGTCAGACGTCCATGCGCGAACGTGCCCGTGGGATCGGCGGCACCTGCACCGTCACGAGTGAAGCTGGCCGAGGCACCCGGGTCCGCGTCGAAGCGCCCGTGCACTGCCCCTGA